Within the Microbacterium sp. 1S1 genome, the region GACCATGGCTACCGACGTCGAGCACGCCAAGCGAGCCCTCCGCGCGGAGCTGCGCGAGCGGCGTCAGCTTCTGTCCGATACGCAGCGCGAATCCGCTGCCGCCGCGATCGGAGAACGGCTCGACGCCCTGGTGGACGAGCTCGGTGCCCGCTCGGTCTCCTGCTTTCTCTCCACCACCACGGAGCCCGGCACGCGCGAGTTCGTGACGAGGGCCGTCCGGCGCGGGATCAGGGTGCTCCTCCCGGTCACCCGCTCGGACGGGCTGCTGGACTGGGCCGTCGCCGACGACACCGACGAGGTCTCCGAGGGACTGCACGGTCTGCCCGAGCCGACCGGCGAGGTGCTCGGGCCCATCGCAGTGAACGACGTGGACCTGATGATCGTGCCCGCCGCCGCCGTCGACCGCTCGGGCATGCGGATGGGCTGGGGCCGCGGCTACTTCGACAAGACCATCGGCTCCATGGAGAAATGCCCTCCGGTGTACGCGGTGATCTATGATTCCGAGGTACTCGACGAACTGCCGCGTGAGGTGCACGATCAGCCGGTCGACGGCATCGTGACCCCGTCGCAGACTCTGCACCTGTCGCCACGGCGACGCTGACCCGCAAGGACCGCCATGCCCACCTACGCCTATGCCTGCACCGCGTGCGGGCACCAGTTCGATGCCGTCCAGAGCTTCTCCGACGATGCGCTCACGGTCTGCCCCGAATGCGGCGGCGCGCTGCGCAAGCAGTACGGCTCCATCGGCGTGACGTTCAACGGCTCCGGCTTCTATCGCACGGACTCGCGCGCCAAATCCGGAGGTTCGAAAGAGGCTTCGGCATCATCGAAGTCGGATTCGACGACGAGCGCCAAACCGGCCGCTGCGTCGACTCCCGCCTCGAACTGAGGCGCCGTCGACTTGGGGGTTTCCATGCTCAAAGGTTTCAAGGACTTCCTGCTCCGCGGGAACGTCATCGATCTGGCCGTCGCGGTCGTCATCGGCACCGCCTTCACGGCCGTCGTGACGGCGGTGGTGAACAGCGTCATCAACCCGCTGATCGCGCTCTTCCTCAAAGCCGACGCCGCCGGCAAGTTCGGCATCCCCGTCACGAACATCTATGGCGAGACGGTCGTCTTCCCGATCGGCGACCTCATCTCGGCGATCATCAGCTTCCTCGCGGTCGCCGCGGTGGTCTACTTCGTGTTCGTGCTGCCGATGAACACCTTCAAGGCGCACGTCGAAGCGCGCAAGGGAACGCCGGCCGAGGAGCCGCAGGAGGAGCCGGCGGCCGCGACCGAGGCCGAGCTGCTCGTCGAGATCCGCGATCTGCTCAAGGCCCAGCAGGGGCCGCGCGGCGCCTGACCGCACCGAACTCACGACCCACGGCTCTCCTCGGAGGGCCGTGGGTCTTTCTCGTCGCGGACGCGGGCGCGTCAGTAATGCGGGGGCACGTCACGGAGGAGCTGATCGTCGTTGGGACCCTTCCGGCCGCCCGGGACGGATCGGCGCGGCGGCTCGGCCGCTGGGGCCTCGGGCGCCGGGTCGCTGCCGGGAACCGCGGTCAGTCGTGCGCGCCGCGAACCCGGCACCCGGACGACGCGCTGACGCGCCTCGTCCCGGTCCTCAGTCATTCCGGTGGTCGCCGAGGTCGAGAGGCTGCGTGTCGTTCTCCGCGCGCGGGGCCGTCTCTGAGATCCCGAGGACCGTCGCGATCCGCGACGCGACGGTGCGCGGGTCGCTGTAGAGGTCGAACGCGTGGACGCGGACGTAGTGCCAGCCGAGGCGGCGGAGGACGTGCGGACGCAGGCGCAGGGTCTCGCGCAACGACTCCCCGCGGGATTCCGGGTCGGGCTCGATCACCACGGCCTTGCCGTTGTGCTGTGCCACGAGGGGCAGGAGCCCCCGGTAGTCGACGTCGACGGAGGCACCAAGACGACGCAGCTCCCTGGCCAGCGCCAGGGTGAGCGGATCGGCCAGGTCCTCCAGTCGCGCGTCGCGGGCCCGCGCCGCGAGACCGCCGAGGATCGACATGAGCGTCGCCGCACCGTGCTCGAGACGACCGTCGTCGAACGCCGAGGGCCGGATCGACGACACGATCACCATCGAGCGCCGCGCGCGGGTCATGCTCACGGTCAGCAGTCGCTCGCCGTCGGGGGTCGACAGGTCACCGAAGTCGCTGAGCACCCGTCCGTGCTTCGTGAGCCCGAAGCCGAGGGAGAAGATCACCCGGTCACGGCTCTCCGCCACCGACTCCTCGAGCGTGAGCACGGCGAAGGGTTCCGCGGTGTCGCGGGAGACGAAGTCCGCCACATCGGAGCGCCCGGCGAAGGCGGCGGTCACCGCCGCGCGCACGCGCTCCGCGTGCCGCGCGCTCGCGGTCACGACCATGAGCGACTCGGCCGGACGATGTACCGCGTGCTCCACCACCAGGGTCACGACGCGAGCGACCTCGGCGTCGGGGCTCTCGACCGCCCCGGAGACCGGGTCCGGCGTTCCCGTCCCGCCCTCGACGTAGTCGACGGTCAGGCTGCCGCGCCCGAGGTAGGAGCCGGCCCAGGGCAAAGAGACGATCTCGCCGCCGTAGAACGCGTCGTTGATGAGTTCCGCGAGGTCCTCGCCCCCCGCCCGGTAGCTCCGGGTGAGGGTCATGACCGGGAGGAGCTCCGACAGCCGCTCGAAGACGGACACGTCGTCGAACGGGACCTCGGCCTCCCACTCCTCACCCGGGTCGACGGCGATGCGGAAGGGGGTGGGGCGCTGAGTCACCGGATCGCCGAAGGCGACGACTTGGCGAGCTCGCCGGATGGCCGGGGCCGCCTCGGCGAGGTTGATCGCAGCCGCGTCGACGAGCAGCACGGTGTCGAACTCCACCGCGTCCGGGATCTCGGGTACGCGATACGGCGACGAGATCCAGACCGGAGCCAGCACGTCCACGAGGGCGGGAGCGGCGCTCACGATCTCGGCGGCCGTCGTTGACGTCTGGGTGAGCGCACGGCGCAGGTGCTGCGACTGCTCAGGCTCGTCGACGATGGCGATGCGCCACTGGTTCGCGAGCTGCCACGCCAGCAGCGGTCCCGCCATCGCCGCGTGCGCCTCGTCCACGAGCCGGAAGTCACGCTCCAAGCGGTCGACCACGGCGGTGTTCGCGCCCAGCAACGCCCTGTTGTCCTGGAGCGCGCGCTCGAGGAGGGACTGCCACCAGGCGAACTCGAGCTCCTCCCCCACGCGCGCCTCGGACACGTGACGGACGGAGAGCTCGGTGAGCAGGGGCTCCAGGCCCAGCAGTGCGAGCTTGTCGCGCAGCTGCGCACGTTCGACGAGGTTCTCGAAGACGTCCGACTTCGCGGCGAGGCCGGCCAGCATCCGCACGAGTCGCGCAACGGGCAGCGACGACAGGGGCTCTCGGCGACCGAGTGCCGCATCCAGCTCCGCGAGCTCCGCTTCGACCCGCTGCCAGGCGGCGGAAACGTCGGCGAGGCCGAGGGGGATCTCCGGCGCGACGCCGGCGTCCACGTAGCGCTGCCACTGGGTGCGCTGCGTCTGGATGCGCAGCAGCGCCTCGTGCATCTCGGTCACGTGCACCCCGGGGCGCACGTACTCCTTCGCCAGCCGGCGGAGCCGTCGGCGGTTGGCCCCGGACATCCCGGGCGCATCGCGCCGCGAGCCGTGGGCCTGGATGAGCTCCCCGAGGGGGCGCTCGAAGACGGTAGGGCTGAAGCGGTCGAGGGTGTCCCGGATCCCCTGCAGCAGCCGGAGATACTCGCCGAGCTCGTCGATGGTGGAGAACGGCCGCATGTGCGTCTGCGCGATGAGTTCGTAACCGCGCTCCAGCAGGGCGGGCACGCTGTCGGCGTGGAGGCGTCCGGCGAGCTCGTGCGCAGCCCGCGCGGCTTCCGTGCTCCCGAAGCTGACTCCGTACCAGGGCGAGTCGTTCGGCCCGACGCGGAACTCGCCGAGCCGCGCAGCCTGCGCCAGCGTCGCCGCCGCCTCCGTCCGGTCCTTCGCCAGACGCCGCAGCGCGTCGACACTCAGCCGCGCCGTGGTCGACGGGGGGACCGGAAGCGAGGCGAGTCGGGTGAGCTCTCTGGTGGCGTCGAGGACGGAGGCGTCCAGGCCCGGGACCGGCACCGTCAGCGCGTCCCGGTAGTCGCGCAGCACCGTGCGCAGTCGGACGAGCGCGTCGTCGACCTCGCCGACCTTCGGAGCCGTCGCCTTCTCGTTCCGGCCGATCGCGCGGACGAGGTCGCGCCGCAGGCTCGTCGGGGACACGGCGAGACTGTCGAGGCCGATGCCGGCGAGGCGGTGGCGCACACCGTCCAACGTGGACCGGCGCGCGGAGACGACGAGCACCTTCTTGCCTGCGCGGACCAGCTCACCCAGGGCGTTGATGACGGTCTGCGTCCCTCCGGTCCCCGGGAGCGTCGCAACGGTGAGCGAATGCCCGGCGGCGACGCGGGCGAGAACCGCCTCCTGCTCCGCGTCGGCGTCGAGGAGCAGGTTGTCCGACGCGGGCGCGCGGTCGTCGGGACCCACATGGTGCGGGATCGCGCGGGCCGCCGTGACCTGCTCCCGATCGCCGACATGACCACCGAGCGCGTTCAGCATCACGTGGTCGAGTCCGCTCCCGTCGCGGGACATCGCGCCGGCGACGTCCGCGAACGTGGAGACGACGAGCCGGGGCTCGACGGAGAACGTGTCGATGGAGCGGGTGAGGGCACGCAGGCTGTCGATCACCGGCTGCGGCTTGAAGATGCCCCCGTCGTACGCGAGGGCAGCGAGCGCCGCTGCGTCGAGGGACAGCCCGAAATGCTCGCGAGTGATCCGGACGAGCTCGGGGTTGACTTCGAAAGTGCCCTGCAGCTTCAGCTCGAAATCGGTGTGATGGCGCCGGATCGCCAATGGCCGGAGCAGGACGGGCGCGGCGAACCCCGCTCCACCGATGCGCCAGCGGGCGACGCCGACGGCGAGGTGCACGGCTTCGATGCCGCGGACCGTGCGCAGTTCGGTGTTCTTGGCGGTGATCCGCTCGGCGGCCAGCCGTGCCGTGCGTAGTCCCACCTCGTCCCGGAAGAGGTTGGACAGGAGCGTCGACTTGCCGGTGATGAACTGAGGAAGGCTGCCGGGGTGCGCCTTGGAGATGTCGATGCCCGACTCCGGACCGTCACGGAAGCTGCTCAGCGGCGAGGGACCGCCGAGATCGGCCGCCTCCGCGCGCAGCCGTGTCCGCTCGGCCTCGGCCGCATGCGCGATGCCGACACCGGTGGATGCGTCGTGCAGGTCGCCGAGGGACACAGCGCTGTCCACCGCCGTGTCGTCCGCAGACCTGCTTTCCCGTCGCCACACACTCACACCCTAGGCGCGACACGGCCGGAGACCGGTATCCCCGGCGGGTTTCCGGTGAAAAACCGCACGTCGCACACGTCAGACTGCTCCTCCCCTTCTCGCCACCCATGCTCGTTGTCCACCGGACACGCGCAGAGCACCCCCGACGACGCCTTCCCTCTCGGTAAGGGCGGTCAGGATGGGGGCATGACCTTCCGCTACGACTTCGCTCCGACCCCGTTCGGTGACGCCCTCGCCGTGTTCTCCGACGACGGCATCGTGCGCTTCGACCTGTCCGAATCCGCCGATCCGCAGGTGCCGTGGCTGCTCGAAGGGGTGTCGCGGCAGCTCGGTGCCGTCCCGGACCCCGAGCCCGGCGCCGCCGACGACCTCGTTCGGC harbors:
- a CDS encoding 5-formyltetrahydrofolate cyclo-ligase — encoded protein: MATDVEHAKRALRAELRERRQLLSDTQRESAAAAIGERLDALVDELGARSVSCFLSTTTEPGTREFVTRAVRRGIRVLLPVTRSDGLLDWAVADDTDEVSEGLHGLPEPTGEVLGPIAVNDVDLMIVPAAAVDRSGMRMGWGRGYFDKTIGSMEKCPPVYAVIYDSEVLDELPREVHDQPVDGIVTPSQTLHLSPRRR
- a CDS encoding AAA family ATPase, giving the protein MDSAVSLGDLHDASTGVGIAHAAEAERTRLRAEAADLGGPSPLSSFRDGPESGIDISKAHPGSLPQFITGKSTLLSNLFRDEVGLRTARLAAERITAKNTELRTVRGIEAVHLAVGVARWRIGGAGFAAPVLLRPLAIRRHHTDFELKLQGTFEVNPELVRITREHFGLSLDAAALAALAYDGGIFKPQPVIDSLRALTRSIDTFSVEPRLVVSTFADVAGAMSRDGSGLDHVMLNALGGHVGDREQVTAARAIPHHVGPDDRAPASDNLLLDADAEQEAVLARVAAGHSLTVATLPGTGGTQTVINALGELVRAGKKVLVVSARRSTLDGVRHRLAGIGLDSLAVSPTSLRRDLVRAIGRNEKATAPKVGEVDDALVRLRTVLRDYRDALTVPVPGLDASVLDATRELTRLASLPVPPSTTARLSVDALRRLAKDRTEAAATLAQAARLGEFRVGPNDSPWYGVSFGSTEAARAAHELAGRLHADSVPALLERGYELIAQTHMRPFSTIDELGEYLRLLQGIRDTLDRFSPTVFERPLGELIQAHGSRRDAPGMSGANRRRLRRLAKEYVRPGVHVTEMHEALLRIQTQRTQWQRYVDAGVAPEIPLGLADVSAAWQRVEAELAELDAALGRREPLSSLPVARLVRMLAGLAAKSDVFENLVERAQLRDKLALLGLEPLLTELSVRHVSEARVGEELEFAWWQSLLERALQDNRALLGANTAVVDRLERDFRLVDEAHAAMAGPLLAWQLANQWRIAIVDEPEQSQHLRRALTQTSTTAAEIVSAAPALVDVLAPVWISSPYRVPEIPDAVEFDTVLLVDAAAINLAEAAPAIRRARQVVAFGDPVTQRPTPFRIAVDPGEEWEAEVPFDDVSVFERLSELLPVMTLTRSYRAGGEDLAELINDAFYGGEIVSLPWAGSYLGRGSLTVDYVEGGTGTPDPVSGAVESPDAEVARVVTLVVEHAVHRPAESLMVVTASARHAERVRAAVTAAFAGRSDVADFVSRDTAEPFAVLTLEESVAESRDRVIFSLGFGLTKHGRVLSDFGDLSTPDGERLLTVSMTRARRSMVIVSSIRPSAFDDGRLEHGAATLMSILGGLAARARDARLEDLADPLTLALARELRRLGASVDVDYRGLLPLVAQHNGKAVVIEPDPESRGESLRETLRLRPHVLRRLGWHYVRVHAFDLYSDPRTVASRIATVLGISETAPRAENDTQPLDLGDHRND
- a CDS encoding FmdB family zinc ribbon protein is translated as MPTYAYACTACGHQFDAVQSFSDDALTVCPECGGALRKQYGSIGVTFNGSGFYRTDSRAKSGGSKEASASSKSDSTTSAKPAAASTPASN
- the mscL gene encoding large conductance mechanosensitive channel protein MscL translates to MLKGFKDFLLRGNVIDLAVAVVIGTAFTAVVTAVVNSVINPLIALFLKADAAGKFGIPVTNIYGETVVFPIGDLISAIISFLAVAAVVYFVFVLPMNTFKAHVEARKGTPAEEPQEEPAAATEAELLVEIRDLLKAQQGPRGA